AATCAGGAAGCGGCCTGATTGGCTATCTTGGGCTACATGCCCGCCCTACCAACCCAGAAGAAAGTGATTGGTTCCCCACCTGGAGCACCTCGCTGCCCAAGAGAAGCAAGATTGGACCATCCTGTGGCTCCCCACCTCTCTGTGGCTTAGGGGGGCATGGAGTTTGGTGCAGTTGGGCCTGGTGCCAACCCCACGGCCCTCCCTTTGTGCCCCCTCAGGGCATCCTGGAGAGTATCCAGCGGAACAAGCTGCTCTTCATCGAGACCCAGGATGGGGCCGAGACCAGCGTGGCCCTGGAGAAGTACCAGGAGGTGGGCCTGGGCTTGGGTAGGCAGGGGTGCCAGGCGGGGAGATGGCTGGCGGAGCCAAGGCGAGATCACGTGTCCCCTCCCTAGGCCTGCGAGAACGGCCGGGGCGCCATCCTGCTTTCGGTGGCCCGGGGCAAAGTGTCTGAAGGAATCGATTTTGGTGAGTGGGGCAGGCTCTCCACACCCCAGTGGCCAACCTGGAGCTTTTGGGAGCTCCTGCTGCTCCCCCAGGGACCACCTGCCACCTGGGTGTGAGCAACCCCTCCACTGCCTTCTCTGGGGACCTGTGGGCACCTTATGGTGCCCCCCAATACTCAAACTTGCCTGCTCCCCATCTcacgcccccgccccccctccttcCCGATCCCTCAACATCACCCTCCGACTGGCCATGTTAATGACCGCGCTTGCCCCTCCTGCCCCTAGTGCACCACTATGGGCGGGCCGTCATCATGTTCGGGGTCCCCTACGTCTACACGCAGAGCCGCATCCTCAAGGTGAGTAGCGGTCTCTTCTGGGGTCCCCTTTCCTGACGGATGGACGGATGGCGTGCCGCTGCAGGGGGTGGTGGAGGGCCGGCGCTGCGGCCCCATCCCGTCTCCCCGTGGGCAGGCGCGGCTGGAGTACCTGCGGGACCAGTTCCAGATCCGCGAGAACGACTTCCTGACCTTTGATGCCATGCGCCACGCCGCGCAGTGTGTGGGCCGGGCCATCCGGGGCAAGACCGACTACGGCCTCATGGTCTTTGCGGATAAGGTGTGCAAGGGGTGGGGAATTTCGGATAGGGCGGGGCCCTTGGGGAGGGGGGGCCAGGCCGCCCCTGACACGCCCCCTTCCCCGCCTTGCTGCAGAGGTTTGCCCGCGCGGACAAGCGGGGGAAGCTACCCCGCTGGATCCAGGAGCACCTCACGGACGCCAACCTCAACCTGACCGTGGACGAGGGCGTCCAGGTGGCCAAGTACTTCCTGAGGCAGATGGCACAGCCGTTCCACCGGGTGAGCTCACCCCCGTGCCCACCTCCCCCTTCACACCCTGCCTGCGAGCCGGGCCTGAGAACCCTGGGGAACCCTGGAATCCAAGAACCAAAGACGCAGGCGGGCTGTCCTAGGGGTGTCTGGTGGGGGCGCGgcagaggggagaagagggagtcaTACCACTGGCCTTGGTCAACCGGCCCTATTTTTAGTGCTTGAACGCCCATCTCCGCCTCCCTCCCTAGGGACTGTCCCCTCCTCACGGGCCGCCTTCTGTTTATCATGTCACAGACTGTGGGCTCCAAGGGACAGTCCTGCTTCAGGTGCTCTGCCCCTTTGGTCCCCACGGAGCGTCTCCCTGGAGCTGCAGCGCCGATCCCTCCCTGGCACCACCTGAACCCTCCGCCATTCTCGCCCCCTCCAGGAGGACCAGCTGGGCTTGTCCCTGCTCAGCCTGGAGCAGCTGCAGTCAGAGGAGACGCTGCGCAGGATCGAGCAGATCGCCCAGCAGCTGTGAGGGGCGACGACAGAAGCCTGCTcccgggctggggagcccaaacaTCTGGTCCTCTTCGTCCGTGATGTGTTAGTCTTTAATCTCCAGACAGGAGCAAGGAAGGGGGGTGGGAGCCAGCAAGTTGGATGAGGAGGGGGCCCCGCCCCCGGtctccaccccctccctgcaCTTCCACATGGCCAGTTGTCTTAGCGGGGGCTCAGGTCCTGGGTGCTGGCACTGAAGGTCCGAGAAGCCTCGCTCAGGTTCCGGTTGGGGAACTGGGGATGGGGGACAGGTGAGGGGCGGGCAAGGGGCAGGACACCCTGCCCACTACCTCTGTTGCTCGGTGACCATGGCCACACACTCCCGTGTCCCCCACATTCACCAGGTCCCCGTGGCCACCCCCTGCTGCCGCATCCCCCCCACGTCTAGTCTGACTCTAACCTGTAGTCCCCCCCTCCTACCACTCCAACTAGCTTCCCAAGGCTGTTCTGAACTCGCCCATCCACCCCTGGTCTCAGCCAGCAGCATCGCCCCCAGGTGTCCCCCTCACCTGCATCTGACTCCCCGCAGCCCTCCGGCTGTCCATATTCAGTGTGCTGAGGGACATGGCTCTCTTCATTCTGCAGAAGGTGGGCCGGGCCGGGGGTGCGCAGGGGTGAATCCCAGGACTGACTGACCCAGGGGAAGGGAAGCacagaagggtcttgaggaggGGACTGGGGAGGGTGGCCCCACACTCACCCGGCTGCTCCCGCTGCGCCCTCGCCGCGTAGCCGGGAGACCAGCTTCTCGCTGCCCCGCCGGATGGACTCTCGGAGCTTAGAGAAAGAGCTGCTGCGGCGCAGggcctgggggtggtgggggggggggcggggaggacatGGTCAGCCCCATCCTTCCAGTCTCCACCTCCACCCGGGAGCTGAAGCAAAGCCCAGCCTCACCTGTTGATctgtacctccagctccaccTGTGGTGGGGGCTCCTGCCGGACGGACAGATGGGAGCAAaggttggggagtggggggggcacTAGGAAAGGctggcaggggaggggcagggggctcACCGAGTGGGGCGGGCAAGTTCTCTCGGCTGAGGATTTCTTTGTACAGCTCCTCTGCCTGCTGGTACTTGTTCTGCTTCAAGTAAGCTGAGGCCTAGAGGACGGTCCTCTGAGCTCAGATCTAGGAACTTCCACCTTGACCTTCCTGCAGCCCCGCCCGCCCCCCAACGATTCCCCCAAGGAGTCCAGGCCCATCTCTTCCCAAAGGCCCATTGGCTGGTGCGCTGCGCAGCGCCCTGGCACCCTGCACCCTTTTCGATGTAGTTAACATCTCAGCTCCACTAATTGCTGGCTGGGTGACTGAGGCCGGTGAGCTAGTCTCTGGCCCCTTTCCTGCCCCACCTTAAGCCACTCTCTCAaaatctctgtgcctcagtttcctggcCTGCAAAGCCGGGGGAGCGACAGTGCCTACCTCACGGGAGGGATCAGGGGATGGTATTGCGATCTAGCATGCGTGGTTTGAGCTCAATAAACGTTTGATGTTGTATCAGCTGGTCCCGACCCGTCTCTGCAGCGCCCCCCTAGGCACCCGCTAGTGGTGAGGGCTTGCATGCTAGCTCCCCACCCAGACGCTCGGCTAagacgggtgggggtggggagaccctGGAGTCTCCACCCTCCCACGTcctcagctccccccccccccccccccgcctccgccCTCCACGCCTCATCCGGTGGCCCGCGGTGGTGCCACGCCCTCACCAGGTTGTTCTTGGTCTTGGCCACGCTGGGGTCGTGGGGCCCGCCCAGGGCCTCATAGATTTGGAGGGCGCGCGCATAGTACCGCTCCACGTCCTCGAACTTGCCCTGGTTCTGGCAGAGCAGCGCCAGGTTGTTGAGCTGCTTGGCCACGTCCGGGTGGTTGGCGCCCAGGACCTGCCGATCAGGGTCTCACGTCATGGGGGTCATAGGAGGCTGGGGCCCTCGTGATGTCAGAAACCCTaattttgggtgtgtgtgtgtgtcttgtgttAAGGATGGAAGCAGAGAAGCCCTACCATCCAACAGGGGGGCTTTTGGTGGGGGCTGTTTGATGAACTCAGAGGTTGGGGGTGGAGTCAGTAGTAGAGCCTTGGGGGAGGTCAGAGCCATGGGGAAGTACAGCAGGAGCAAACTGGTGGCTCATAGGTTAAGAATCATGGGGTTAGGGGAGCCTGTGAGGGGTGCAAAAGGTCAGAGGTCAGGGGAATACATTTGGACCCTGAAAGGGGATGAGTACTAGTTGGGTCAAATGGGCCCCAGGTCTCCATGGGGGCCTAGCGGCGGAGGCAATGGGGCAGAACCTTCTCCCGGATCTCCAGGGCCCGCTGGCACAGGGGCTCCGCCTCCCGGTAGCGCCCGCGCCTTCCGTACAGGACCGCCAAGTTGTTGAGAGTGGCGGCCACCTGTGGGAGGGGTCACAGGTCAGGGGAGGCAGCCTTCAGTCTGCACCTCTCACCCACTGTCTGGTGCTGGGGGGCCCAGCATCTCCCTACTAGCCGATCGCCAGGTGCTGGGGGCCTGGTGTTCACCCAAACCCCCACTTCCCACCTTAACTTGCTCACAGCCTTGTGCTTGGGGCCCAGCATTCCCCCACTAGCTAGTCCTGGGGACCCTCCACCCAGCCCCGACTTGCTCACAGCCTGGTGCTCGGGGCCCAGCGTTTGCTCCCGGATCTGCAGGGCATCATGCAGTAGGTCCGTGGCCTCCTTGTATTTGTTCTGGTCCCTGGGGAGCCGccacaggggagggggaggagaggggtggagggaggattggCCAGGCTGACCTCAACAGGACCAAGCTGGGGGAGCACCCTTCTGGGACCCCTTAGGAGTCTCTCCCGCCTTCCCAATCTTTCTTACTAGGTCTCTACTTCCCTGCTCCCATCACTGGAATCTGGGGTACTTGTGGTGGGTGGGGCAGTTCTCTGGAGGAATTCAGAGGGGTCTCAGAGCCCTCTCCTCCATTCCTCCCCTCATGCAGAActcacccaccccccacattGCTTCTCCCTCTTACAGGCACCCAGGTGCCCCACATGGGCAGAGCAGGCTGCTGCCCCGGGGCTGTCCCCGCCCTCACCGGTACACCAGTGCCAGGATGTTGAGCATGGTGGCCACGTCTGGGTGGCAGTGGCCCAGGCTGCGCTCCAAGTCCTCCAGGGCCTGACGGCACAGCGGCACGGCCACCTCGTAGCGACCCTGCCCCGCATACTGGATCACCAGGCTGTGCAGGGTGCGGAGGCGGGCCGGGATCTCATAGCCACCCTGCTGGGCCGCCTCGGAACCTGGACACAGACATGGAACTTGGTCTGGGTCGTGGGGGGCCTCCCTTCTTCCTACCCATGCATCCCAGAACTAGAACCCGACTGTCCGGGGGACTGGAGGCCCTGCACTGACTCAGACTGCTGTCACCGTCTATGGTCATGCCCAAGACCTTGGCCACCATCCTGGCTTGTGAGGCCATAGCCTCCCACCTGCCACCTGCCTGGTGGGGTGTGAGCACGGCTGGCCTTTGGGACCCAACAGCACTTGGCTGGCCTTTGGGATCCAATCATCGGCCCCATGGGACCTCAACCATGGCCACTCAGCTGCTCTGTGACTGTCCATGTCTTCTGACTGACCTCCAGCCTCGTCTCTGTTCTCATGACCACCGCCCCCTACCCGAACCCCAGCttcctgcttcatcctcctgaCCATCTCTGAATCCCTGCTCAGAGTCCTGGGACCCAGCTCATCAAAGCACCCCAGCCCGCACCCACCTTTCCTCTCATCCTCCTCGCTGGGGAACAATGACGCTAGGCTGTCTCGGCGAGGCGGGGATTTAGGCTGCTGTGGGGAGGACAGAAAGGGAGGTGTCACCAGGGGGCAGGGCCAGTGTCAGAACTCAGAAGCCCGTTATCTCAGGGATGGAGGAAAGTGGGGATCCAGAGCCTtggtagggttggggttagggatctGGGTTGGGGGTGCTGTGGAGCAGCTCTGTGGAAGTTTTGGTGCATCTGGGGGCTGTGGGGctctggggtgggtgggtggcaggaCTAGGACTTTACAGAGGGTGGGAAGCTGTAAGGTTCTGTGGAGGGTCTGGGGTGTTTTGAGGTGCTGTGGGGTTTTGGTGGAGAGTCAGGGGCCTTTTGGGGGGCTGTAGTGTTCTGTGGAGGatcgggtttttttggggggtgtagtGTTCTGTGGAGGGTAAGGGGTCTTTTGGGGGGCTGTAGTGTTCTGTGGAGGATCAGGGGCTCTTTGGAGGTCTGGGAGAGGCGCAGGAATCTGAAGTCTCAAGAAACGGTGGGACCTTTGTGGAGGGTCAGAGGGTTTGGGAGAACTGTAGGGTAGTTGGGTCAGGGGGTGCTTTGGGATCCTGTGGGGTTGGGTGGAGGGTCAGGGAGCTGTGTACCATCTGGGCAGAGTTGAGGAAGCCCTTTGGGCAGTGTGAGACTCAGGAGGATCAGGGGgtcttgggtgtgtgtgtgtcgtggGCTCTATGGAGAGTGAGGCATTGTTCATTTGTGCAGGATCAGAGGGGCTTTGGGGGACAGTGTGGGTTTTGCTGAAAATCAGGGGCTACGGGACTTTGTGGAGGGCTTTGGGTCCTGTTAGGGGTCTGGGAACTTTGTGGAGGGTCAGCGGGCAGTGTGTCATCTGTGGAGGGCCTGGGGGTCTTTGGAAGGCCGTCGGGATTTGTGGGGTGTTCAtagggttcagggatgggggggcGGATGAATATGGGATTTTGTGGAGAATCACAGGGGAATGGCCCTCTGGAAAATCAGGGATCTTGGGAGGGCTGTGGATCTCTGTGGAGGGTCAGAGGGTCCTGGGTGGGGGACTTAGGGCCTCTGTGGAAGATCAGGGAGTTTTGGGGACCTGGGGTCCGTTACCTGGCCCTCTTCGGGTGGGTCGTACTGCCGCAGCTGCCCCAGGAATTCCAGGTGATTCTTCTCTTCCTCCAGCTGGGCCACAGTCTCCTCGCTGGCGCGCAGCCGCCGCTGCGTCTCCTCCAGCTCCTCGCGCAGCCACACGTTCTCCTGGGCCAGCCGCCGGGCCTGCGCGCGCAGCCGCTGTTTCTCGGCCTCCAGCGCGCCCACGTGCGCTGACAGCGCCAGCAGCACCTGCCCGGCGGGGGTGCCGCTCAGAGCCAGCGTCAGAGCCCCCCACCTCTACccgggcgccccccccccagattCTGCAGAGAGACTTTTGGCTGTGGCTCACAGAGATGCTTATGGGTCCCCCTGAAATGCCAAAGCCTCCCCCAAGACTCACAGGTCGGCAGGTGTAACCCCATCTGTTTCAGGGGTCCCTGCCAGGCCCCAAGCCCCAAATACCAAACGCCACGCCGAGGAATGGATTCTGACGCCTGGTGACTCCGTGGGACACAGAGGACAGCTGCTCTGGCGGCTGTACTTGGTTATCTTTACAGCCGGCGTTCTGATAGCGCAGTGGCTTAAGcagtgggctgctgactgcaaggtccagaaactcaaaacccaccaggggctcggaggaagaaaattgaggctgtctgctcccgtcaaaAGTCACAGCCTCCAGGgaacagtatagcatcgatgaaacctacaactttcctctagttctttaatgcttcctcccccccactatcatgatcccagttctaccttatataaacggccagaccagagcatgtacacgggccctgataagagctggaaacacagggaatccaggacagataaacccctcaggaccaataatgagaggagacataccaggaggggaaggggaaagtggagtagaaagggggaacattacaatgatctatgtataaccccctctctaggggacagacaacagaaaagtgggtgaagggagacatcggacaatgtaagacatgataaaataataataatttatcaattatcaagggttcataggggggcagagagtgagggggaaaatgaggagctgataccaggggctcaagtagaaagcaaatgttttgagaatgatgatggcaacagatgtacaaatatgcttgacacaatggaggcaggtatggattgagataagaattgtaccaAATGACACTGTATCCCTTATAaccttaaaaaaaagtaaaaaaatttgAAgccctaaaaaataaaaaaggagagataagagttgtacgagcccccaataaaaccaattaaaaaaagtttaaaaatcacagccttcgaaacccacaggggcagttagttctgctctgtcctatggggtcgctatgagtcagaattgactcgatggcagtggggccTTTTGGGATTCCCTGGGACAGCAATCACCAGGCTCTGCTTCAGCAGTAGTTTCGAACCATCAACCTTAGATTGGTAACTGAGTGCAAACTAAATGGGCCACCAGGAGACCCCTGTAGCAGTTAGATAACCTGCCAACTttcgaagggatggagtctagcctgtgtcaatcaggtggcagcttgatgacctcatttggaggcacgaaggaggtaaatagttcactggaggccggGCAcagtctctgctacacattcctgctgaccagacacatggagccaagctgatggagccagagccctggagctggaggagccacgtggagacccacaccagccc
The sequence above is drawn from the Tenrec ecaudatus isolate mTenEca1 chromosome 18, mTenEca1.hap1, whole genome shotgun sequence genome and encodes:
- the KLC3 gene encoding kinesin light chain 3, with protein sequence MSVQVVAPCDTGLGPERLNPEELVRQTRQVVRGLEALRAEHHGLAGRLAESLAGQVPVAGSDLLEEKHQAVSHSLEAIELGLGEAQVLLALSAHVGALEAEKQRLRAQARRLAQENVWLREELEETQRRLRASEETVAQLEEEKNHLEFLGQLRQYDPPEEGQQPKSPPRRDSLASLFPSEEDERKGGQVAGSEAAQQGGYEIPARLRTLHSLVIQYAGQGRYEVAVPLCRQALEDLERSLGHCHPDVATMLNILALVYRDQNKYKEATDLLHDALQIREQTLGPEHQAVAATLNNLAVLYGRRGRYREAEPLCQRALEIREKVLGANHPDVAKQLNNLALLCQNQGKFEDVERYYARALQIYEALGGPHDPSVAKTKNNLASAYLKQNKYQQAEELYKEILSRENLPAPLGAPTTGGAGGTDQQALRRSSSFSKLRESIRRGSEKLVSRLRGEGAAGAAGMKRAMSLSTLNMDSRRAAGSQMQFPNRNLSEASRTFSASTQDLSPR